The Triticum aestivum cultivar Chinese Spring chromosome 6D, IWGSC CS RefSeq v2.1, whole genome shotgun sequence genomic sequence GGGAAAGGCGTGCCGTCGGCTCTAGCGCTGTCCAACGCCATCACCAACCTGGCCGCGTCCGTCTTTGGGGAGCACCGCAAGCTGGAACCCATGGCGCCGGACACCAAGGAGCGGTGGAAGAAGGAGGTCGGCTGGTTGCTGTCCGTCACCGACCACATCGTCGAGTTTGTCCCGACAAGACAGACCGCCGAGAACGGCACTACCATGGAGGTAACAAGCTCTTCTTTCCATCTGACTAATAGCATCCATCCTTGTAACATCTTGGGGTTGGTTCCCTTTCTATCCACAGATCATGTCGACAGCGCAGCGTCGCGACCTGCAGATGAACATCCCCGCTCTGCGCAAGCTGGACGCCATGCTCATTGTAAGTGCTATTACCTTATTAGGCATCTCCAACAGCAACCTGCAAAAGACCTCCCGCATTCATCTATGGATAGGGAATcagtccgcggacacggatgcgggaaGTCGACATCTAATGCTAGTCGCATACATTTTCACCGTAACTCGAATCAACTACAGGAAATTCAATCAGAAAGGATGAATTTTGATATAAACACGGCGGATTTCATTGGAAGTAGGATATTTGTACATAAATTCCGTCCAGTGAACTAAAAACCTAAAACTACACTATAACATACTTCACACGGTGACCTCATAGCCAATGCCGGCCTGGCGGGCTGCTCCTCCTCCATCATTGTTGCCCGTCGTCGTCAGAGGAGTCGTTGTCGCGCTTGGGGCGCCGGAAGGTGGTGGCGCCGCGGCAATGCTTCCCGGCAGTCGCCTGACGCTCAAGGATGATCctctccgcctcctcctgcgccgtGCATAGTTAGGCCGCGGCCACCGAGGATGTGGGCTGGGGGAGAGGGCGGCGGTTGTTGGAGGCGTCGTCGTTGATGGCGACGACGATCTCGGTGAGGGACCATTCCTCGCCGTACGTGGCCATCTCCCCGTCGAGGTGGCAAAGACGGCGCTTAGCCGTCTCAGACGTCGTCACGGAGCGGTCCAGGGCCCAGGCGTATGCTACGTTTGGGTCCGCCCAGATGTGCGGCGGAGCGGCGGGATGTCGGAGTTCGCAAACTAGGATCGGCGGAGTCCGCAAACTAGGATCGGCAATGGTCGTAATGCATGAACATGAATGTTTGGTGGCGGCATGCATGCAGGGTTACATGGACAACTTCGTGGACCAGACCGAGTTCTGGTACGAGAAGGGCGGCGACAATAAGCGCGACGACGACAAGTGGTGGATGCCGACGGTGAAGGTGCCGGCGGAGGGCCTGTCGGATGTGACCCGCAAGTGGCTGCAGTACCAGAAGGAGTGCGTGAACCAGGTGCTCAAGGCCGCCATGGCCATCAACGCGCAGGTGCTGGTGGAGATGGAGATCCCAGAGATCTACATCGAGTCGCTGCCCAAGAAGGGCAAGACGAGCCTGGGCGACGCCATCTACCGGAGCATCACCGACGAGGAGTTCGATCCGATCGAGTTCCTGGAAGGGGTGGACCTGTCGACGGAGCACAAGGTGCTTGATCTCAAGAACCGCATCGAGGCCTCCACCATCATCTGGAAGCGCAAGATGCAGACCAAAGACGCCAAGTCCTCCTGGGGTTCCATCATCAGCTTCGAGAAGCGCGAGCAGTTCGAGGAGCGCGCCGAGACCATCCTCCACCTCCTCAAGCTTCAGTTCCCCGGAGCCCCACAGTCACAGCTCGACATCTCCAAGATCCAATACAACAGGGTACATACCTGCGCCTTCCCGACCATTCATGACGCGTCATGCATGTGATGGTTCGCTCGTTGGTTGTTGATGGTGAAGTTGCATTGGCAGGATGTTGGTTACGCGCTCCTGGAGAGCTACTCGCGTGTCCTAGAGAGCCTGGCGTATAGCGTGATCTCGAGGATCGAGGACGTGCTGGGTGCGGACGCGGCGGCCACGAAcctgacggcgagcgaggcggcgcggAGGCAGCTGGAGATGAACGCGCCAAGGAAGCTGGACGCCAGGGAGGAGCTGGAGAAGCTCAACGAGGCGCCGGCGTCCATGACGCTCTACGACTTCATGGGATGGCACTTCGACCAGGACGAGCTcatgaggaagaaggaggagggcacGCTCGACGAGGCGGGCGAGGCCATGCTGCTCAAGAAGGCGCCAAGCCTCGCCCCCAAGAAGTTCTCCTACGTGGACAGCCTCGCCGGCGGCGTAAGGAGCCCCTCCGCGCGTCACTGATCGTACGCCATTGTCATCTCGAGAGAGCCAGGCCAGCACATATCGATCAAAGCAACAACGGGAACCAATCGATCCAAGATGGCATGGCAATGTACATATCTGAGGAGTGCACTTTGTACGTATTGGAGATCGACATTGGAGTGCACAGATCATCACCGGCTCGATCGATCCATCGGCCGGACTCGTTCATCCCTCTAAGTAGACCGGATTGAGCAATTCTAGAGGACGGGAAAAGGACGAATGAACAGGATGGTTTGATCAGCTACACATTATTTTACTCTCCTTGCTCTCCGCCCGACATGTGCATTGCTCGGGTTGCTGTTGTACGTacgtggctactgatttatttttGTAGGTACTTCTCATTTACTCCCCGGGAGAGGAGACGCTGAACTCTCTGGTATGTGTATAGCCAGCGGGCAAACACATTGTATTCATTGATTTGATTTAATCTAACCATTTCTAGACTCGGTTCCCCTGTTTCAGAGGGCAAACACACCTGATTATGCCAATTAACCATTCTAGCTTGTTCTGTTTGTTTGGATTTGGACGTGATGAAGGAGAGATTTATGAAACTACTGCTTCAAATCTGTTGTTTAACGGATTGGAAATTGCACACCTCATGCCAAACTTGGCAGGCGAATGAGCAGCCAGTGAGGATGTGTTGCATGCACTCTAGCTCCTGGTCACAAAGGAGGCAGTGAGGCACGTGTGGAAGCGTGCCTAGTTAGTCGGTCGGCAGACCAACATCGGTCTAGGAGGGCATGAGTTGGTCGGGGATCGGGGAAAGGGTGGTGTGACGCAGAAGCCGCTAGAGATCGACGTACTAGACCATTGCCGTAGGTCCGAGAGCATCGTAGATGCCACGGATCCATTATCAACCGTCCTTCGTTTGTCGCGCCGTCCGAGGACAAACGCGAAGACAAGAGATACAAGCTCCGCAGTGTATCGGCCATTGATCTGGTGATCAAACCAGAACAGACAAGTCTTGTCATCCCTGAGCTACCAAGTGGTAGAGGATGCACGATCACAACTACCTCAAAATCGCGAGGTAGCGCTAGATGGCTCCGGGGGCAGCCTGGGTTTGTGCGCTGAAGCCATGCCCAAGAGCGTGTAAAGCtagtgatgcagagcatcccaaggtcatctccatgtacaccttcatagcacctcaagccccaagtggacctaccggacttaaggtgaagcCGCTCAtcttcaagatttacatgaatatctattggacttggttgctacctcaccatggattgttgtgcatcattaggtacgaGGGTGACCGCCACCAAGCAGCTAGGAAGCTtcccggaggccaaggagaaggaccccaagtcCGCACGGAGGAAGAAGGAACCCAACAGGAGCTGGACAAGAAGTCCCatgcgaccccgtgcgcacgggccccgagaccgcgtgcccacgggctacacaggGAGCTGGCGcgggagcaccccgtgcgcacgggcttgtaccgtgcccgcgggacccccgtgcgcacgggcccaacttaccccgtgcgcacgggctcatcaGGATGGACGGCCGAGAGTCACCTGTTGGGCCTTCACTTCGTCCCCTTCCTCCACCTACCTATATATatatccctctccctcctccatttagaCTAAGCGAAGTAGTTGATAGAcattagagagctttgctccttgtatccactcctctaggagatcatgacctcctaggagaagatccccttgtggattcaagaccttctCTTGGGGAAGACTATCATCAAGACCtctttcctcataggattgggatgaactagttaccctgtatctttcctttgttgtccttgaatcattgtgacctcttgtgtgttcttggatctagcatatgtgtgattggatctagttaatttgagtgtttcccctcttttgtgttcttcgtgggatttcccctccaattcgtaaaagatccatcttagggttccaccctacaaaaTCTTGGTATCATAAGCCATGGTTTCtcatgaaattggagcccccctcctagttttctagcctaattttgttgtgttcatACCCAATTTCGGAAATCCACACAAAAAATagcccatttttttgtgatttattggtttgatgaggttttgttggatttgatccatggatttgcttggtttcaagtggatctagctttcccccatcttttccccaccATCCATCCccaaaatctctccaattttgccctaGAAATCTTCAATTTCTGCCCCGAAATCGTGAAATTTCCGCCCACCCCATGCCCACGGACCccagaccccatgcgcacgggcccccgaaaagtctctggacaccccgtgcccataggcatgtaccgtgcgcacgggaccccgtgcccacgggctcctacccccgtgcgcacggccccccTAGAGCAGCTGCGTGCACttcaccgtttcggccataacttccacatccggagtccgatttcgcgttctttagctcattgAGTAACTATTGACATtccccatccacctagataggttccaacatcatttgactccatcaattttttgacattttggcatctttgcctaggccttccaccatatcatccgcaaagcCACCATAGCCtttcgcaacctaacccattttgctccatttcgcatttgtggttgtttgagttgtgacttgagtctcctaaggtgttttggctacttagggatagttgcttcttcatcaaccaccaccaccaccaccactttcgcGTTGCCATCTCCGATACCACCACCGCATGTCCGCTACCACCACTTGACATTTGCCTTTGGGGatttttgagtttgcggtttttccgtttcctagggtgtttcggctaactaggaacggttcgacatcgacaacaccgtgctacctcttgagcttgcgttggtttttcccttgaagaggaaagggtgatgcagcaaagtagcgtaagtatttccctcagtttttgagaaccaaggtatcaatccagtaggagactacacacaagtcgcctcgtacctacacaaacaaataagaaccttgcaaccaacgcgataaaggggttgtcaatcccttcacgaccacttgcaaaagtgagatctgatagagataataagataaatatttttggtatatttatgatatagaatgaaaagtaaagattgcaaagtaaaatagattggaaatttatatgatggaagatagacccgggggccataggtttcactagtggcttctctcaagatagcataagtattacggtgggtgaacaaattactgtcgatcaattgatagaaaagtgcataattatgagaatacctaggcatgatcatgtatataggcatcacgttcgcgacaagtagaccaaaacgattctgcatctactactattactccacatatcgaccgctatccaggatgcatctagagtattaagttcatgagaatagagtaacgcattaggcaagatgacatgatgtagagggataaactcaagcaatatgatataaaccccatctttttatcctcgatggcaacaatacaatgcgtgccttgctgcccctgctgtcactgggaaaggacaccgcaaaattgaacccaaagctaagcacttctcccattgcaagaaagatcaatctagtaggccaaaccaaactgataattcaaagagacttgcaaagataaaaaatcatacataaaagaattcagaggagattcaaatattgttcataggtaatcttgatcataaacccacaattcatcgaatagatctccaagagaatcgaggagaactttgtattgagatccaaagaaagagaagaagccatctagctaataaatatggacccgaaggtctgtggtaaactactcacacatcaatcggagaggctatggtgttgatgtagaagccctccgtgatcgattccccctccggcggagcgccggaaaaagccccaagatgggatctcacgggtacagaaggttgcggcggtggaaatagggtttcgtggtgctctcggatgttttcggggtatatggatatatataggaggaagaagtaggtcggtggagctgcgaggggcccacgaggatggggggcgcgcccggggggcaggcgcacctccctgcctcgtggcctcctcgcttctttcttgacgtccactccaagtcctctggatcacatttgttccaaaaataactctcccgaaggtttcattctgtttggactccgtttgatattccttttctgcgaaacactgaaataggctaaaaacagcaatttgtactgggccttcggttaataggttagtcccaaaaataatataaaagtgcttagtaaagcccattaaacatccaaaacagataatataatagcatggagcaatcaaaaattatagatacgtaggagacgtatcaagcatccccaagcttaattcctgctcgtcctcgagtaggtgaatgacaaaaacagaatttttgatgtggaattctacctagcatatttctctaagtaattctcttttattgtggcatgaatgttcagatccaaaagattcaagacaaaattttaatattgacatgaaaataataatacttcaagcatactaacaaagcaatcatgtcttctcaaaataacatggccaaagaaagttacccctacaaaatcatatagtctggctatgctctctcttcatcacacaaagtatttaatcatgcacaaccccgatgacaatccaagcaattgtttcatacttttgatgttctcaaaccttttcaatcttcatgcaatatatgagcgtgagccatggacatagcactatatgtggaagaatggtggttgtggagaagacaaaaaggagaagatagtctcacatcaactaggcgtatcaacgggctatggagatgcccatcaatagatatcaatgtgagtgagtagggattgccatgcaatggatgcactagagctataagtgtatgaaagctcaacaaaagaaactaagtgggtgtgcatccaactcgcttgctcacgaagacctagggcattttgaggaagcccatcattagaatataaaagccaagttctataatgtaaaattcccactagtatatgaaactgacaacataggagactctctatcatgaagatcatggtgctactttgaagcacaagtgtggtaaaaggataataacattgtcccttctctgtttttctcttttttctatttttttatttgggcctttttctcctcttttttatggcctctttctttctctttttttttcttttcgtccggaggctcatcccaacttatgggggaatcatagtctccatcaagataatgatcatcacacttttatttacttacaactcaaaaattacaactcaatatttagaacaaaatatgactatgtgaatgcctccagtggtgtaccgggatatgcaatgaatcaagagtgacatgtatgaaagaattatgaatggtggctttgccacaaatacgatgtcaactacatgatcatgcaaagcaatatgacaatgatgaagcgtgccataataaaaggaacggtggtaagttgcatggcaatatatctcggaatggctatggaaatgccataataggtaggtatggtggctgttttgaggaaggtatatggtgggtgtatcatACAGGtgaaaggtgcgcgatattagagaagctagcaatggtggaagggtgagagtgcgtataatccatggactcaacattagtcataaagaactcacatacttattgcaaaaatctattagttatcgaaacgaagtactacgcgcatgctcctagggggatagattggtaggaaaagaccatcgctcatcccgaccgccactcacaaggaagacaatcaataaataaatcatgctccgacttcatcacataacggttcaccatacgtgcatgctacagaaatcacaaactttagaacaagtatttctcaaattcacaactactcaactagcatgactctaatatcaccatcttcatatctcaaaacaattatcaagtatcaaacttctcatagtattcaatgcactttatatgatagtttttattatacccatcttggatgttcatcatattaggactaattttatagccaaagcaaactaccatgctattctgaaataatctcaaaataatataagtgaagcatgagagatcaataatttctataacataaaaccaccaccgtgctctaaaaagatataagtgaagcactagagcaaaattatctagctcaaaagatataagtgaagcacatagagtgttctaataaattccgattcatgcgtgtctcttccaaaaggtgtgtacagcaaggatgattgtggtaaactaaaaataaaagactcaaatcatacaatacgctccaagcaaaacacatatcatgtggtgaataaaaatatagcatcaagtaaagttaccgatggacggagacgaaagaggggatgccttccggggcatccccaagcttaggcttttggttgtccttgaattttaccttggggtgccttgggcatccccaatcttaggctcttgccactccttattccataatccatcaaatttttacccaaaacttgaaaacttcacaacacaaaactcaacagaaaatctaatgagctccgttagtataagaaaacaaatcaccaccataaggtaatgtaatgaaatcattctttatttatattggtgttaaacctactgtattccaacttctctatggtttataccctccgatactgtgacgcccccgattcaatcgtacactaatgatacacgcaaacgtgtacgatcaagatcagggactcacgggaagatatcacaacacaactctaaaaataaaataagtcatacaagcatcataatacaagccaggggcctcgagggctcgaatacaagtgctcgatcatagacgagtcagcggaagcaacaatatctgagtacagacataaagcaaacaaggtgccataagatcgaaagaggcgcaggcctcctgcctgggatcctcctagactactcatggtcgtcgtcagcggcctgaacgtagtagtaggcacctccggtgtagtaggagttgtcgtcgacggtggcgtctggctcctgggctccagcatctggttgcgacaaccaggtagaagggaaagggggaaaagagggagaaaagcaaccgtgagtactcatccaaagtactcgcaagcaaggatctacactatatatgcatgggtatatgtgtaaaggggcaatatcggtgggctgaactgtagaatgccagaataagagggggatagctagtcctatcgaagactatgcttctggcagcctccatcttgcagcatgtagaagagagtagattgaagttctccaagtatcatcgcataccataatcctacccggcgatcctcacctcgttgccctgttagagagcgatcaccgggttgtatctggcccttgaaagggtgtgttttattaagtatccggttctagtgtcataaggtcaaggtacaactccaagtcgtcctgctaccgaagatcacggctattcgaatagataaacttccctgcaggggtgcaccacattacccgacacactcgatccctctggccgggcacactttcctgggtcatgtccggcctcgggagattaacacgtcgcaaccccacctaggctcaacagagaggtcagcacgccggtctaaatcctatgcgcgcaggggtctgggcccattgcccattgcacacctgcatgttgtgtacgcgtccggaagcagacctagcctcccttatacaagagtaggcgttccagtccaatccggcgcgcgctgctcagtcgctgacgtcaaaaagagcttcggctgataccacgacaccggttgcccatatcttgtcccacgtggcggttagtgcgtataaggtcaacgacccaactcatatcaaataccaagatctcgttaagcgtgttattaaagtaaccgcgaacgccgaccagggacaggcccacctctctcctaggtggtctcaacctgccctgtcgctccaccacaaagtatcagttgggggccgtcgggaacccaggcccacctctaccgggatggagccacctgccccttcagcccccatctacggggggggggggggcttgcctggaagctcagccgagaaggaggggtcgtcaataccgtagtcatactgggtagcagcggcgtcggtctcggtgtctaacgagagaagagggggaagaaacaataaatataatgcaaacataagcatgacggtgcatgacaagacaatgcgtggtgctaggtgtgtcctaacgcagtgCTCGGTGATATAGACAAAgagggataacatccgggaaagtatccccggtgtttcgcattttcgggcagatgaaacggagggggaaagttgcgtgttcgatatgctaggggtgtgtggcggacgaacaggctgcgtatccggattcgtctcatcgttctgagcaactttcatgtagaaagtattttcatctgagctacggtttattttataggattttctaaagttttaaatcatttttagaatttatttaatttatttaaatcaaccttatccagaatagtgtatgctgacgtcatcatgatgtcagcatgacatcagcagtcaacagaggtgttgattGGGTCAATCTgacggtgggtcccgcatgtcataggtacaataacctaattaacctattaATCAGTTTAATTAGTTAGTTAAGTAACTAacgtttaattagtttaattaaacatgattaatttagttaattaattaattaattagttaacatttttatttacttattatttatttatttttagtttctttttttaatcgttctcaggggcgtgggccccgtttgtcattagCCCAGAGGGGCCGATGCGGGTTAGCGGGAGCTACGGGCGCCTGTGCGGGCGCTCGACCGCAGGGAGCGGCGGGGCGAGGCCAGAGGTCAGAGCGGCCGCGATGGCCAACGGCGCGGCGGCGTCGGTGGCGCAGGGGACGGAGTGCTGGGCCGGCAACGAGCAGGCCCGCGAGCGGCAGAGGAGCAGCAGTAGGGGGTGGACGCGGTCAGGGGCGGTGATGCGCGCCACAGGCGGGCGTGGAGGCCAGGGAGCGTCGGGCGGGGCGCCCGTGGGATGCGCCGGGCGTGAGCGGGGGTGGTGCACGAGCGCGTGCGCGCGCGGGCAGGGCGCGGCCGGGCCACGATGTccaacggggaggaggaggaggaggagagggagcatgGGGAGGCGCTCACATCGGGGCCGTAGGGTAAATGGCAACGGGGCgcgaggtgggggacggggacaATGTGCCTTGAGGAGGCAGGCTGGCGGGGAGGCGGCACGGCGTCGGGGTGGTcttcgggcggcgccggcgagaggcttCGGCACCGAGCGAAGGGCGAGCCCCCggtctcgatccagatcgagggggaAGAGTGCGAGGAGTGGGGGGGGGTTAGTGCGGCAGGAGTGGGGGGAAGTGCGAGGCGACGGGATGGGCGCCGTCCAGATCCAGGGGGCGATGGGGAGTGAGAGGGGATCGGGGAGGGGAGAGGCTAGGGTTTGAGCGTCGGCatgccatataggccaggggcgcAGTTGGgccggtgggccggccggctgggttgtggcccagttggccagggggtttctgtttttatttctcttttgtttctttttagttttcttttatttttagttttggtAAAATACTAAAGTGGCACCCAAATAGATGTTACAAATTATGCCACAGCCACAAACAACTTAACACTGACATaaaatagttttgaaattgtttatcattttaaaagcatttaaataattattattgctactattttattcattttagagtgtttaaatattttataaaggtgtggtttctccaccacaattacctatgtattatttggctcactccgaacattttagttctaatatttgaaaagttttatcgtttgacttgattttggatttgaattcGAACGAGGTTGAATCATCGTGAaactaacaacagtaatcgtggtgtcatggcctcattagcagaggtttactgtagcttaactatccgggcgtcacaattctcctccactacaagaaatctcgtcccgagatttaagaggtagagtaagggggaaaAGTCTGGTTACGAAatgctaacggatcttctcggtcttggctgttcttcttgaagaagttaatccctttcgttgatgtcttcaattttctgcttcaggtcatcaagatgaagccgacatcctttcttcgggggttccatcgtacttacgaaagaataaggggggtattccgggagaacgaacctctacaaggttgactatctggtcgataacatcggggaaggtggcggaaagtaactctcgaattgaaacttaagaaaatatagagagcaaagtaatgaggtttcatgggaattttcgagcgagcaggcaaccattcgatgcctgaaacatggcatgaaaggggctcaaagcaatcgggaataagtattgcgtccggTAACAGATTTGATGATCTCTCgagaggtggctcgtgaattacatatgaggccacgcgcGTCGAATATCTTTAGAAACagtgatgtacaggagagtcaggttttgatcctgtagaactgtgggttatgggcccaccatgtggttaaaagtagaaaggacgctggcatcttgcatggtcatgatagcaaggaatgtcagagggtagcctgccagttatgttggcaacaacgttggtaccaagggcgagggacgaagagaatcattttcctgctcgtatgacgaggcggaccaataggcaaagttctcgtccatcggtggttaccggaatgtcatcaacaaaagtaacagggtcttactgacagaattgtacaccgaggtgtttacataagcagagaaTTACTACTGCTTGGATCATATTGATCACAAGAAAggctaaacaaaacaatggaaaggaaaaggtgtttatcagagtaacagaacaatggaaaggaaaatgtgtttaaacacatatatcaggagtatatccttcccaaggacaagcagagcaagatatccatgataggatctaaagtagaaaaccctttaggtaaggggagagaaatttcatgacattacctatacaacggtgtttggataattgagcaagaaacatttagcattgtgcttcaaatgttcttattgaaaatcgaagtaccacagacatgcttcgagatatcattgacatggtcttcaagcaaaggtcagactttggatactcaatggattcatcaggaacaacttatagaataagtctttcaatttcctcatggaagaat encodes the following:
- the LOC123141456 gene encoding rho guanine nucleotide exchange factor 8 gives rise to the protein MVRFLRRHSLDKSNSHTHLRKEEQESNSCTESDTAEMQEPGGNGGGGAPPLPNGRTAPRSRLARDGPPSDLDVMKERFAKLLLGEDMSGTGKGVPSALALSNAITNLAASVFGEHRKLEPMAPDTKERWKKEVGWLLSVTDHIVEFVPTRQTAENGTTMEIMSTAQRRDLQMNIPALRKLDAMLIGYMDNFVDQTEFWYEKGGDNKRDDDKWWMPTVKVPAEGLSDVTRKWLQYQKECVNQVLKAAMAINAQVLVEMEIPEIYIESLPKKGKTSLGDAIYRSITDEEFDPIEFLEGVDLSTEHKVLDLKNRIEASTIIWKRKMQTKDAKSSWGSIISFEKREQFEERAETILHLLKLQFPGAPQSQLDISKIQYNRDVGYALLESYSRVLESLAYSVISRIEDVLGADAAATNLTASEAARRQLEMNAPRKLDAREELEKLNEAPASMTLYDFMGWHFDQDELMRKKEEGTLDEAGEAMLLKKAPSLAPKKFSYVDSLAGGVRSPSARH